The Inquilinus sp. Marseille-Q2685 genome has a segment encoding these proteins:
- a CDS encoding Lrp/AsnC family transcriptional regulator, producing the protein MTGAPKLDRIDIAILARLQADGRITNAALADAVGLSPSPCLQRVKRLEAAGYITGYGARIALAKLTETVTVFTEVTLSDHRREDFIRFEAGLATVEELLECHMVSGGYDYLLRFLTRSIAHYQQVMEALLDRRLGIEKYFSYIVIKSPILRQAAPLQKLLRAE; encoded by the coding sequence ATGACGGGCGCGCCGAAGCTGGACCGGATCGATATCGCCATCCTGGCCCGGCTGCAGGCCGACGGGCGGATCACCAACGCCGCGCTGGCCGACGCGGTCGGCCTGTCGCCCAGCCCCTGCCTGCAGCGGGTGAAGCGGCTGGAGGCGGCGGGCTACATCACCGGCTACGGCGCCCGCATCGCCCTGGCGAAGCTGACCGAGACCGTGACCGTGTTCACCGAGGTGACGCTGAGTGACCACCGGCGCGAGGACTTCATCCGCTTCGAGGCCGGCCTGGCCACGGTCGAGGAGTTGCTGGAGTGCCACATGGTCAGCGGGGGCTACGACTATCTGCTGCGCTTCCTGACCCGCAGCATCGCCCATTACCAGCAGGTGATGGAGGCGCTGCTGGACCGGCGGCTCGGCATCGAGAAGTACTTCAGCTACATCGTCATCAAGTCGCCGATCCTGCGCCAGGCCGCCCCGCTGCAGAAACTGCTGCGGGCGGAGTAG
- a CDS encoding haloacid dehalogenase type II, protein MKLTDFKILTFDCYGTLIDWETGMVNGLAPLTARAKAPLTRDQILEAHARHESAQQRWTPARRYSELLAIVYKRLAEEWGVAASWEEALAYGRSIKDWPAFADTAGALQYLKKYYKLAILSNVDNASFALSNVRLQVEFDAIFTAEDIGSYKPSARNFDYMLEKLGGMGIAKGEVLHTAESLFHDHEPATAAGLATCWIHRRHAEGGFGATMKPATEPKVDFRFTSMAELAKAHQEALRG, encoded by the coding sequence ATGAAGCTGACCGACTTCAAGATCCTGACCTTCGACTGCTACGGCACGCTGATCGACTGGGAGACCGGCATGGTCAACGGGCTGGCGCCGCTGACCGCCCGCGCCAAGGCGCCGCTGACCCGCGACCAGATCCTGGAGGCCCATGCCCGGCACGAATCGGCGCAGCAGCGCTGGACCCCGGCGCGGCGCTACAGCGAGCTGCTGGCGATCGTCTACAAGCGCCTGGCCGAGGAGTGGGGCGTGGCGGCGAGCTGGGAGGAGGCGCTGGCCTATGGCCGCTCGATCAAGGACTGGCCGGCCTTCGCCGACACCGCCGGCGCGCTGCAGTACCTGAAGAAGTACTACAAGCTGGCGATCCTCTCGAATGTCGACAATGCCAGCTTCGCCCTGAGCAACGTCCGGCTGCAGGTCGAGTTCGACGCCATCTTCACCGCCGAGGACATCGGCAGCTACAAGCCGTCGGCGCGCAACTTCGACTACATGCTGGAGAAGCTGGGCGGCATGGGCATCGCCAAGGGCGAGGTGCTGCACACGGCGGAGAGCCTGTTCCACGACCACGAGCCGGCGACGGCGGCGGGCCTGGCCACCTGCTGGATCCACCGCCGCCACGCCGAGGGCGGCTTCGGCGCCACCATGAAGCCGGCGACCGAGCCCAAGGTCGATTTCCGCTTCACCAGCATGGCGGAACTTGCCAAAGCTCACCAGGAGGCGCTGCGGGGCTAG